GTTCTCGAGCCCCGGCCGGATCGATCGAATCTCTTCGATGGTGGCCAGCGTCTGACCGAGCGCCAGGAGCGAGAAGCTGTTCGGCTCGAGCGGCGTCACCACGAGGTCGGCCCAGACCTGCGGACCGAGATGGCGAACCCCGATCGCCGGCGGCGTGTCGATCACCACCAGGTCGTAGGGCAACGCCCGCAGGCGGTCGCGCACGCGCCTCGAGTCGGCTAAGCCCACCCGCTGGTCGACCTCGTCGAGGTGCTGGTGGCCGTGCAGCAGGTGAAGGCCGCTTGCGGTGACCGTCGGGGCGAGCGGCGCGTCCGCGAAGAGCGCCGCGGCGCCGCCGGGTTGGCCGGCGACCGCGGCGTCGCGCGCCAGCATGGTGCTGGCATTGCCCTGCGTGTCGAGGTCGACCACCAGTGTCCGGAGGCCGCGCTCGACGCCGGCCAGCGCAAGATGGCAGACGAGAGTGGTCTTCCCCACTCCACCCTTCTGGTTGGTGACCGTGACGATGCGCATGCTGGCCTCAGTACTCCGCCGCCTGCTCATAGGGGCCGGGAAGGTCGAGATCCGCGGTGACTTCGACGTTCAGCTCGTAGCCCGGCCGGACCTCGATCGTCGGCCGTACGTCGAGGTTCCGGCGGAGGTACTCCGAGGCGACGCGGCCGAGCTCCTGGCCGACGGCCGCCGCCGCGAGCTGCGACGGCGTGGGGTTCGACTGGAGATTGCCGTTGTTCTCGGGCTGCGAGAGCTGGACGCCAGCCGAAACGGCGGCGATCAGTAGCGCGCTGCCGAAGGTGCGGACGAAATGGTTGTTCACCCGGTCGCGGAGCCCGGCCGCTGCTGCGAGATCTGCTCCCTGCATGCCGCCAAGGTCGAGCGAACGGCCGTCCGGGAAGATCAGCCGGTTCCAGGCAACGAACACCCGGCTCTGTCCGAACGCGACGCGGCTGTCGTACTCGCCGACCAGGCGGCTGCCCTGCGGGACGAGCAGGTAGCGCCCGGTCCGGCTGTCGTAGACGTTGCGACGGACGAGCGCGGTCGTCTGACCCGGCAGGTCGGAGTTGATCCCGGCGGTGAGGACCGCAGGGATGAGCGCGCCGGCCGAGATCCGGAACGGCGAGCCCGCCGGGTGCAGCGTGCCCGGAGCGGGCTTCCCAGACGGCGCGGCTGGTGGCGCGACCTTGGCCTCGACGGCACGCACCAGCTCGGCGCGAAGAGACGCGAGATCCGGAGGCCCCGCCACGCCGCCGTCCAAACCCTCCGCGTCGGGCCGATGGGGCGTCGAAGCTGCCCGCGGACCGGTCGAGCGGAAGTCCGTCGGCACCAGGTCGGAGTCGAGAGCGCGCTGCAGCGGTGAACGCGCAGCGGAGGTTTCCCCGCCGCCACCGCGAGGGTACTCGCGACCGTAGGCGTCCACGGGCGGACCCGCCACCAGGGGATGCTCCTGCTCCGCGAGCAGCTGCTCGAAGCCGGGGGGCAGATCGTGGGCAGACCCGAGCTGTCGGCCACGAGCGATCGCCGCCTGCTCGGCGGCGAGCTTCGCTTCCCGCTCGGCCGCTCGCTGGATGCGCTCGGCGAGGTCGTCCACGGGCGGCGGCACGGAAGCGACGCGCCGCTCCTGGCTGGGCCGGCGCGCCTTGGAGCTCACGAGGTAGCCAACGAGCCAGAGCACGGCGACCGCGAAGATGGCGGCGATCCAGACGATCGCCGAGCTGAGCTTCTTGATTTGGGGCCGTGGCGTGAGCTCGAGCTCCGCCTCCCTCGGCTCGGCCGGTGGGGTCGTCGTCTCCATCAGCGGCCCCCCGCCGCCACGCGAGCAAAGCCCCGGTTCGCGATTTTCACCGCCTTGCGGGACCGGCCGACACCGCTCACCAGCTCGCCGCGCTCGAAGAGCCCGTCGACGACGATCCAGGAGCCGGTCATCCGGTAGTTGAGGATCGCCTCCTCTCCCGTCTCCGTGCGGGCGAGGAAGGCCGGCGCGTCGACGGCCGCGGCGCCCGCCGGAAGCTGAATGTAGGTGTGGTGCCCGTCGTCGAAGATCGTGGTGGGCCGGAAGCCGGTGAAGACGCCGCCGGAGACCGCGTAGTCGAAGTTCATCCGGCCGGGGTTCATGGCGCCGATGAGGCTCGCGATCGTCGCCTCGCTCTTCCGGCTGGCGCGAGCGGACTCGAGCTGCGCGGCGTCGGACCACTGCTCCACGACGTCGCCTGGGTAGTAGAAGCGCACCCGCCGGAGGTAGGCGCCTTCGGCGTCCTCGCTCTTCCCCTTCGCCGGCGCGACCAAGTTGAGGTGGTAGGTCCGGCGGGTCGTGGTGACGATCATGTTGGTGCTGATGCCGTAGTCGCGCGGCTTCACCACCACATGCGGTACGAGCGCGTCCGGATCGCCCGAATAGAGCGGACTCGAGATCCAGCGCTCGGTGTCGCCCAGGGCCACGCCGTGGACGACCTCTCCCGCCTCGAGCTCGACGTCACAGGCCCGGAGCGGCGTGCACTGGAGCACCGGCTGGCTCTCGCCGAAGGGATAAACCACTGAATCGCTGCGCTCGATGACTGGCGCCTTGCCGGTCGTGGCGTACTGCTGGGTCGCCTCCCGGACGGCCGCGTCGGGGCGCGACCCGGCGTTCGCGGCGCCCGTGCCGAGAGCACCGAAGGTTCCGAGAACGGCGAGACAGGTGATTGCGAAGCGCTTGGGCTGAGACGTCGAGCATCGGGACATCGAAGTTCTCCTCACAGGGATTGGGTCCAATTGATCTCGGTGACGTAGAGGCCGAGAGGGTTGACGAGCAGCACGTCGGTGGTCTCCGGCGGTGTCAGCTCGACGCCGAGCACCGCCTGCCAGGCGGTTTCCGAGAGGATCCGGCCACCCTGGGCGATCTGGGTCTCCCGCCACTGCACCTGCCAGCTCGACGCCGAGAGACGGAGCACGGACTGCACCTGCACGGCGACCGTGCCCTCGGCCTCGCGCAGGAACGGGTTGCTCCTCTTGAAGTAGTCGTTGAGGAAGCCGAGCGCGCCGTCCTTGGCGTGGCCGTAGGCGCGATTGATCACGGTCTTCTGGACCTCGCTATCCGAGAAGACCGAGCGCACGTCCCGGATGAAGAGGTTGAGTTGGTAGCGGATCAGGCGCTCGTCCGTCTTGCGGAGTTGCTCGGCCGGCCCGAAAGCCACGGCCTGGCCGAGCCGGTCGACCTCGACGACGAACGGCGAGACGCGACTCTGGCTCGCGAGGTGGATGAAGCCGACGGACAGGATGCCGTCCACCGCGAGCAGGCCGATCGCCGCGAGTTGCCAGTTTCGCTTGCCGCGCGAGAGGCCGGCGTAACGGTCGGCCCATTCGCGACGTCCCCGAGCGAGGCTCGGATCCTCGGGCGTCGGCTCCGAGCCGGCGCGGTCGCGCCGGAGAAAGCGGTTCAGCTTCATTGACCCTCCACGAACAGGGAGCGCAGGCTGAAGCCGGGGCCTGCGCCCAGCATCTGGCTTGCGAACATCGGCACCTTGGTGGTGACGAGCGCGAGCACGACAGCGCCACCGAGGACCTCGAAGAGCGGCCCGGGATTGTCGAGCGCGACGGCGTTGAGCATCCCCGCCCACTGCGCGGCGAGCGAGCCGGCGATGCCGAGGATGAGATAGGCGACGAAGAGCTTCACGCCGACCCGGAAGACGTAGACGAGGTAGCCGTCGGCGAGCCCGGCCGTGAACCGCGAGCCGCCGAAACCGAGGAGCACCACGCCGCCGCCGAGGACGATGTAGCTCTCGACCAGGTAGACGAGGAGCATTCCGGCCATCCAGGCGTAGCAGAGGATGAGCGTCAGGCAGGTGAACAGAATCATCGGCCCGGTGATCGGGTTGAGAAGGCCCCAGTTGTTGAGCCCGTCGAGGAGGCCGAGCGCGAGGAGGAAGCCGCCGGAGAAGACCGACGACGGGTTGATGCCGTCGATGCCGCCGGCCGCCGCACCGGCCTGCTCGAACGAGCCGATGACCGTGGGCACCCAGATCGGCGAGAAAACGAGCACCGTGTAGAGAATCGACAGGACGAAGACCTGGCGGAGGATGTGGACGAGCACCTGCTCGCCGCCTTCGTGCCGGCCGAGCGTCGACCAGATCCCAACCCAGGCGATCTGGATGACCATGAGCGCGAAGTAAAGGTTCTGCGCGATCGGGAAGAGCGTCGTGAACCACGTCTGCGTGGCGAGCTCGAAGGTCTGGACGATGCCGTCCAGGATGCCGAGGACGGGCATACCGCCTCAGTCCTGCCCGCCGGGCGCCGCGCCGGGGCGCCGACCGGGGCGAACCGGGGGAAGCGGTCCCAAGTGCTTGCTCTGCTCGAGGAGAAACTGGAGCTGGCGCTTCGCCTCCTTCGCTGCCTTCTCGAGCTCGATCGTCGAGAGGACGAGCCCGACGGTCTGGCAGTTCGGAGCAGCGGAGTTGCCGGGCGTCCGGCAGTAGGCGACCGCGTCCGCCCACAGCTCGGTCGACTGAACCGCCTCGCGGTTCCAGAAGGCCCCGTCGTAGCGAGCCGACCGAACCGGCGAGCGGAGCGCGGTAAGGGGGTCGTCGCCGTTGGCGAGCTCCTCGGCGGTGGGCTGACCGCAACCCGCAGCCAGCAGGCTCGCCAGCGCAATGGCTGTGAGACCGGACAGGAATGAAGCCCTCATCGCGACCCCCTGCCTGCCGAGCGCGTGCAGCCGTAGCAGGCCCATGGCCAGTCGGCGGGAACGCCGCGCGACCCGCCGGCGCCGTCGTAAGGCGGCACTTCGGCGACCCCGTTGACGATCCACTGACTGGTCGTGGCGCGGTCCGACGCCTCGCGGTCGAGCTGGTAGGCCCAGTAGACCGTCTGGACGTTGGTCTGGAGCGAGAGCTGCTGGCTGATCTCGGCGAGCTCGCCGGCTTGGTGGTGCAGGAACTCGTTGGCGGCCTGCAGCGCCTCGACGTTGCCGTCCGCGGCCTCGGCGTCAGCGGCGAGCCGTTCGAGGATGTGCTGCGACGGAACCGACTCCCAGGAGATCCGGTGAAGCGCGTTGAGCGAGTAGCGCAGCGTGTCGAGCGTGCGGCGGTTGCGATGCTCGAAGATCTCCAGCCATCCCTCTTCGAGGATCGGCTCGTAGCCCGGGAACGTCTCGGCGAACTGGGCGTCGATGTCGTCCAAGGTGTGGCCGAGCGACTCGCCGTACTGGATGATGTCGTTCACCGCCACGGCCAGCCCCACGAGGCTCCGGAAGGAGAGCTCGTCGAAGCGCTCCAGGTTCTTCACCATCGTCGCGTAGCGCTGGTAGTCGTTGATGAGCTGCTCGTACTGCTGGTAGATCTCGTAGACCTGCTGGATCACCTGCGTGGCGTTCTCGATCCAGTTGACCGCGTCGTAGACCAGCCACTGCGCCTTCGCCGGACGAGGGGTCACGAGGCCCGCGACCAGACTGAGGCAGAGACAAGCGACGACGATGTGCTTCAGCCGGCGCATGCGAGGCTCCTTTCGTTGCGGTCACTCGATCGGTCGGCCAACTGGTCCGCCCAGCGGTCGAGTCCGCGCTGGCGCACCCAGGCACGCGGCCACTCCGGGCCGTACATCGCCCGCAGCTCGCGGATCGCGCGGAGGTCCTCGCGGCCGGTGGCGCCGACGAAGGCCAGCGCGAGCGGCCCGAGGGTGAGGTCCTTCAGGCGGTTCCCGAGCGGCGAGGTGTAGTAGTAGTCGCGCTTTTTGGCGCTCTGGGCGACGATCTCGATCTCCCGCTCGTTGAGACCGATCGCGCGGTAGATCGCGGCGCCCTGCTCGGAGCCCGCCTCGCTGTTCGGGAGCAGGATCTTGGTCGGGCAGCTCTCGTAGATGACGTGGCGCTTCGACGAGGCGTGGATGTCGGCGAGGCTCTGCGTCACGAATACGACGGCGGCGTTGTACTTGCGAAGTTCCTTGAGCCAGAGCTGGATCCGCTCGGCGAAGAGCTCGTGGAGGAGGTAGGTCCAGGCCTCCTCGAGAATGATCAGCGTCGGCCGCCCGTCGAGCCGCTGCTCGATCCGGTGGAAGAGGTAGAGGAGCGCCGGGATGACGATGCGGTCGCCGAGCTCCATCAGGTGCGACATCTCGAAGACCTGGAAGCGGCCCTCGCGGAGACCGTCGCTCTGCGCGTCGAGCAGGGCGCC
This region of Thermoanaerobaculia bacterium genomic DNA includes:
- a CDS encoding ParA family protein; this encodes MRIVTVTNQKGGVGKTTLVCHLALAGVERGLRTLVVDLDTQGNASTMLARDAAVAGQPGGAAALFADAPLAPTVTASGLHLLHGHQHLDEVDQRVGLADSRRVRDRLRALPYDLVVIDTPPAIGVRHLGPQVWADLVVTPLEPNSFSLLALGQTLATIEEIRSIRPGLENRVLINRFTRSSGQQNRYIELLGEHVPLTRPFLTLRVAVSDALDEGVPVWRFRRADRETRETWMQLCGGLIDG
- the trbG gene encoding P-type conjugative transfer protein TrbG, whose product is MSRCSTSQPKRFAITCLAVLGTFGALGTGAANAGSRPDAAVREATQQYATTGKAPVIERSDSVVYPFGESQPVLQCTPLRACDVELEAGEVVHGVALGDTERWISSPLYSGDPDALVPHVVVKPRDYGISTNMIVTTTRRTYHLNLVAPAKGKSEDAEGAYLRRVRFYYPGDVVEQWSDAAQLESARASRKSEATIASLIGAMNPGRMNFDYAVSGGVFTGFRPTTIFDDGHHTYIQLPAGAAAVDAPAFLARTETGEEAILNYRMTGSWIVVDGLFERGELVSGVGRSRKAVKIANRGFARVAAGGR
- the trbL gene encoding P-type conjugative transfer protein TrbL — encoded protein: MPVLGILDGIVQTFELATQTWFTTLFPIAQNLYFALMVIQIAWVGIWSTLGRHEGGEQVLVHILRQVFVLSILYTVLVFSPIWVPTVIGSFEQAGAAAGGIDGINPSSVFSGGFLLALGLLDGLNNWGLLNPITGPMILFTCLTLILCYAWMAGMLLVYLVESYIVLGGGVVLLGFGGSRFTAGLADGYLVYVFRVGVKLFVAYLILGIAGSLAAQWAGMLNAVALDNPGPLFEVLGGAVVLALVTTKVPMFASQMLGAGPGFSLRSLFVEGQ